In Pseudomonas sp. R76, one genomic interval encodes:
- a CDS encoding DUF2790 domain-containing protein translates to MKALVVMALSSLCATAALADEAPTELAGQNAPIVEDYTYSTHLDVAKVLSMSTVPEVCQVVPVQMEYEDSQGQRHILNYQVMGNGCSNG, encoded by the coding sequence ATGAAAGCTCTCGTAGTTATGGCCCTCAGCAGCTTGTGCGCCACCGCCGCCCTGGCCGACGAGGCCCCGACCGAGCTGGCCGGCCAGAACGCCCCGATCGTTGAAGATTACACCTACAGCACACACTTGGATGTGGCCAAAGTATTGTCCATGAGTACTGTTCCGGAAGTCTGCCAGGTTGTACCGGTGCAAATGGAATATGAAGACTCACAGGGTCAACGTCATATTCTTAATTACCAAGTAATGGGTAATGGTTGTTCTAACGGGTAA
- a CDS encoding ribonucleotide-diphosphate reductase subunit beta, which translates to MLSWDEFDKEEEGEVAAKGANAGHATEANMDRLDGAGAAAAIEARAVTASDSAAIVRAKAALDKLDVAEGLAELEGSAARVAVDEKRMINCRADLNQLVPFKYDWAWQKYLDGCANHWMPQEVNMTADIALWKNPEGLTDDERRIVMRNLGFFSTADSLVANNLVLAVYRLITNPECRQYILRQAFEEAIHTHAYQYCIESLAMDEGEIFNMYHEIPSVAKKAAWGLKYTRSISDPKFETGTVETDKELLRNLVAYYCVLEGIFFYCGFTQILSMGRRNKMTGVAEQFQYILRDESMHLNFGIDVINQIKIENPHLWDAEMKEEATQMILQGTQLEIEYARDTMPRGVLGMNAAMMEDYLKFIANRRLSQIGLKEEYPGTTNPFPWMSEIMDLKKEKNFFETRVIEYQTGGALSWD; encoded by the coding sequence ATGCTGAGCTGGGACGAATTCGACAAAGAAGAAGAAGGCGAAGTAGCCGCTAAAGGCGCCAACGCCGGCCACGCCACCGAAGCCAACATGGACCGCCTCGACGGTGCCGGCGCCGCCGCCGCCATCGAAGCTCGCGCCGTCACCGCCAGTGACTCCGCCGCCATCGTGCGCGCCAAGGCCGCCCTCGACAAACTCGACGTCGCCGAAGGCCTCGCCGAACTCGAAGGCTCCGCCGCCCGCGTCGCGGTTGACGAAAAGCGCATGATCAACTGCCGCGCCGACCTCAACCAACTCGTGCCTTTCAAGTACGACTGGGCCTGGCAGAAATACCTCGACGGCTGCGCCAACCACTGGATGCCGCAAGAGGTCAACATGACCGCCGACATCGCCCTGTGGAAAAACCCCGAAGGCCTGACCGATGACGAACGCCGCATCGTCATGCGCAACCTCGGCTTCTTCTCCACCGCCGACTCCCTGGTTGCCAACAACCTGGTGCTGGCCGTGTACCGCCTGATCACCAACCCGGAGTGCCGCCAGTACATCCTGCGCCAGGCCTTCGAAGAAGCGATCCACACCCACGCCTACCAGTACTGCATCGAATCGCTGGCCATGGATGAAGGCGAAATCTTCAACATGTACCACGAGATTCCATCGGTCGCCAAAAAGGCCGCCTGGGGCTTGAAGTACACCCGTTCGATCTCCGACCCGAAGTTCGAAACCGGCACCGTCGAGACTGATAAAGAGCTGCTGCGCAACCTGGTCGCCTACTACTGCGTCCTGGAAGGCATCTTCTTCTACTGCGGCTTCACCCAGATTCTGTCCATGGGCCGTCGCAATAAAATGACCGGCGTGGCTGAGCAGTTCCAGTACATCCTGCGTGACGAGTCGATGCACCTGAACTTCGGTATCGATGTGATCAACCAGATCAAAATCGAAAACCCGCATTTGTGGGATGCCGAGATGAAGGAAGAAGCGACCCAGATGATTCTGCAAGGGACTCAGCTGGAGATCGAGTACGCACGTGACACCATGCCGCGTGGGGTGTTGGGGATGAATGCGGCGATGATGGAGGACTATCTGAAGTTCATCGCGAATCGTCGTTTGTCGCAGATTGGGTTGAAGGAAGAGTATCCAGGGACGACGAATCCGTTCCCTTGGATGAGCGAGATTATGGATTTGAAGAAAGAGAAAAACTTCTTCGAAACCCGCGTGATCGAGTATCAAACCGGCGGCGCGCTGAGCTGGGATTGA
- a CDS encoding BRO-N domain-containing protein codes for MLTSELSIALVFTRHNLQLHALLLENQAWFCARDLGRLMGWCLDERTTRKLDEDQRKTLKLLFHGQPEEMLMISESGAYALLVYHYTPGNRLLRSWLTHEVVPTLRDERQPPTVERPLLSMLDWPEMSLNLLHWQDEGWIRLRDMPYLLVNRTYRRESAKTPWWRKLTQPFRMKQRMH; via the coding sequence ATGCTCACATCCGAGCTTTCAATTGCCTTAGTTTTTACTCGTCATAATCTTCAATTACACGCCCTCCTTCTAGAAAACCAAGCGTGGTTCTGTGCGCGTGACCTTGGACGTTTGATGGGGTGGTGCTTAGATGAGCGCACGACTCGCAAGCTCGATGAAGACCAACGAAAAACTCTAAAACTGCTGTTCCACGGTCAGCCCGAAGAAATGCTGATGATCAGCGAATCCGGTGCTTACGCGCTGCTGGTCTATCACTACACCCCTGGGAATCGCCTTCTGCGTAGTTGGCTCACTCATGAAGTAGTTCCAACGTTGAGGGACGAGCGTCAGCCACCAACGGTGGAACGACCGTTGTTGAGCATGTTGGATTGGCCGGAGATGTCGTTGAACCTGCTGCATTGGCAAGATGAAGGCTGGATAAGACTTCGGGATATGCCGTATTTACTGGTTAATCGGACCTATCGGAGGGAGTCAGCAAAGACTCCGTGGTGGCGAAAGCTCACCCAACCTTTCCGAATGAAGCAGCGAATGCACTGA
- a CDS encoding HNH endonuclease yields the protein MDTKKSNTGWSDQELEASVDGYLKMWTLERSGQAFKKSDENRLLREGPLNLRSASSIEYRMQNISAVFEQLGLRRITGYMPAKNIGAGVSERIRKVLATKPGLHAELGLTAVDKPLPGERPPFSKPFLVIEPQGILNPRQLFTVSLSYARADHVRKLVLQFANGVCEGCNLPAPFAGIDGQPFLEVHHVKHLAQKGSDRTTNAVALCPNCHQRCHRSSDRDAFTESLYAKIGRLARE from the coding sequence ATGGATACGAAAAAAAGTAATACCGGATGGAGCGATCAGGAGCTTGAAGCGTCCGTCGATGGCTACCTGAAAATGTGGACGCTTGAACGAAGTGGGCAAGCCTTCAAAAAGTCAGATGAGAACCGGTTACTGCGAGAGGGTCCACTCAACCTGCGCAGCGCTTCGTCAATTGAATATCGCATGCAGAACATCTCTGCGGTATTTGAACAGCTAGGTTTGCGACGTATCACTGGCTATATGCCTGCGAAAAACATCGGTGCCGGAGTGAGTGAACGTATTCGCAAGGTGCTAGCAACAAAACCTGGCCTGCACGCTGAGCTTGGTCTGACAGCTGTAGATAAGCCACTGCCCGGCGAGCGCCCGCCCTTTTCGAAGCCTTTCCTTGTAATTGAGCCACAAGGCATTCTGAATCCGCGACAGTTGTTTACTGTCAGTCTTTCTTACGCACGCGCCGATCATGTGCGTAAGCTGGTTCTACAGTTTGCGAATGGGGTCTGCGAAGGTTGCAATTTGCCCGCGCCATTCGCTGGGATTGATGGCCAGCCATTTCTTGAAGTACATCACGTCAAGCACCTCGCCCAGAAGGGTTCGGATCGCACGACCAATGCTGTAGCCTTGTGCCCCAATTGCCATCAGCGTTGTCACCGGTCGAGTGACCGGGATGCTTTCACCGAGTCGCTTTACGCCAAGATCGGAAGATTGGCACGCGAGTAA
- a CDS encoding HAD-IB family hydrolase, which produces MLEAGPADAKVLSVFDFDGTLTHHDSFVPFLKFAFGPGEFYGRMVKLAVPGLRFLLRQISRDELKAQLIRTFMTGVEKAWVQQKAEEYCQKNWARLMRPAGVLSVEQELGSGAVVTLCSASPALVLQPFANRLGIKLIGTELEVVDGVLTGKLTGNNCRCENKVLRLEAVYGDLGEYRLRAWGDTRGDRELLAAAQDAHFRHFHSKKKQGKLQR; this is translated from the coding sequence ATGCTCGAAGCCGGCCCCGCTGACGCCAAAGTACTTTCCGTCTTTGACTTCGACGGCACCCTGACCCATCACGACAGTTTCGTGCCCTTCCTCAAGTTTGCCTTTGGCCCCGGTGAGTTTTATGGCCGGATGGTCAAGCTGGCGGTGCCTGGGCTGCGCTTTTTGCTGCGGCAGATCAGCCGGGATGAGTTGAAGGCGCAGTTGATCCGCACCTTTATGACGGGGGTGGAGAAGGCGTGGGTGCAGCAGAAGGCTGAGGAGTATTGCCAGAAGAATTGGGCGCGGTTGATGCGCCCGGCAGGGGTTCTTTCGGTAGAGCAGGAGTTGGGCTCGGGGGCGGTGGTGACGCTGTGTTCGGCGTCGCCGGCGTTGGTGTTGCAGCCGTTTGCGAATCGGTTGGGGATCAAGTTGATTGGTACTGAGCTTGAAGTGGTCGACGGGGTGTTGACGGGCAAGCTCACGGGGAATAATTGCCGCTGTGAGAATAAGGTGCTGCGGCTTGAGGCGGTGTATGGGGATTTGGGCGAGTATCGGCTGAGAGCTTGGGGCGATACGCGTGGGGATCGGGAGTTGTTGGCGGCGGCGCAGGATGCGCATTTTCGGCATTTTCATTCGAAGAAGAAGCAGGGCAAGTTGCAGCGGTGA
- the vapB gene encoding type II toxin-antitoxin system VapB family antitoxin: MHQTKINSGNREQTVCTPADLHLPAGAADITVRAMGNEQIIAPAENTWDSFFLDPEFVSSDFMPERTQPKQQDRESFED, from the coding sequence ATGCATCAAACAAAAATTAACTCAGGCAACCGAGAACAAACAGTCTGCACCCCAGCAGATTTGCATCTCCCGGCAGGGGCAGCAGATATAACGGTGCGCGCGATGGGCAATGAGCAAATCATTGCTCCAGCAGAAAATACCTGGGACAGCTTCTTCCTAGACCCTGAATTCGTCTCCAGCGACTTCATGCCTGAAAGAACCCAGCCGAAACAGCAGGACCGAGAGTCCTTTGAAGACTAG
- a CDS encoding LysR family transcriptional regulator yields the protein METPLSTSGNMPPKPGTRPPLQLSGLDFKLLRVFMAVVEAGGFSAAQNELNVGLAAISKQISDLEIRIGMRLCTRGREGFGLTEEGKLVYQASIELFTSVDSFRDKLSSAQNELIGDLSVGVIDNTVSDVNSPLITALGKLHSESPKIRLRLHASQLDEVERGVVEGRLIVGIVPVYQRREEFDYFPLYEEKAHAYCAAGHPLFNASDITPDVLRQYEVVNHRYAIHRDKANFVTYDSQSASASQVEAVAILILTGRFLGFLPEHYAAPLVREGRLRALCPEQVHLSTAFNLILRHNAPRSPMVKAFATALGVDLKAAT from the coding sequence ATGGAAACCCCACTTTCCACTTCTGGAAACATGCCGCCAAAACCCGGCACTCGGCCGCCGCTGCAACTGAGCGGGCTGGACTTCAAATTACTGCGCGTATTCATGGCCGTGGTCGAAGCCGGCGGCTTCAGCGCCGCGCAAAACGAGCTGAACGTGGGCCTGGCGGCCATCAGCAAACAGATCTCCGACCTCGAAATCCGCATCGGCATGCGCCTGTGCACACGGGGCCGGGAAGGGTTCGGCCTGACCGAAGAAGGCAAGTTGGTGTATCAGGCGTCCATCGAGTTATTTACCTCGGTGGACAGTTTCAGAGACAAGCTTAGTTCGGCGCAAAACGAGCTTATTGGTGACCTTAGTGTCGGCGTAATTGATAACACCGTCTCCGACGTTAATTCGCCGCTAATTACCGCCTTAGGTAAATTACACAGCGAATCACCGAAAATTAGATTGCGCCTGCATGCCTCGCAACTGGACGAAGTTGAACGCGGCGTAGTGGAAGGACGCCTGATCGTCGGCATCGTCCCGGTGTACCAACGCCGCGAAGAATTCGACTACTTCCCGCTGTACGAAGAAAAAGCCCACGCCTACTGCGCCGCAGGACACCCGCTGTTCAACGCGAGCGACATCACGCCAGACGTACTGCGCCAATACGAAGTGGTCAACCACCGCTATGCGATCCACCGCGACAAGGCCAACTTCGTCACCTACGACAGCCAGTCCGCCTCGGCCTCACAGGTTGAAGCCGTCGCCATCCTGATCCTCACCGGCCGCTTCCTGGGCTTCCTGCCGGAACATTACGCCGCGCCCCTGGTAAGGGAAGGGCGCCTGCGCGCACTGTGCCCGGAACAGGTTCACCTGAGCACCGCGTTCAACCTGATCCTGCGCCACAACGCGCCAAGAAGCCCAATGGTAAAAGCCTTCGCAACAGCCCTGGGCGTAGACCTCAAAGCCGCGACATAA
- the argH gene encoding argininosuccinate lyase produces MSQPTDRLWGARFKTGPSAALAALSRCPERYFRLTPYDLAGSRAHARELQRAGLLDESETLRTLETLDRIGEDFAAGHLHPTLDDEDVHTFIERVLTERLGALGGKLRAGRSRNDQTANDLRLFLRDHARTITTEVLGLQQALVEQAEQHVESICPGFTHLQQAQPIVFAHHLLAHAQSMLRDVQRLVDWDARTALSPLGAAAMAGSAIARQPQHSAKEMGYTGPCENSIDAVASRDHVAEFLFVAGMLGVNISRLSEEFCLWSSRQFRWVVLDDAYATGSSIMPQKKNPDIAELARGKAGRLIGNLTGLMSTLKSLPLSYNRDLSEDKHSVLDSVDTLLLVLPAMAGMVATMKVQVEELRRQAPMGFTLATEVADWLATRGVPFKEAHEITGALVQACEKHEIELWEASPAMLAEVDARLLPEVRDCLTLEAAIAARSGWGGTAPERVREQIGRLKVALAEQQKWAESYTGFRI; encoded by the coding sequence ATGTCCCAGCCCACCGACCGCCTTTGGGGCGCTCGTTTCAAGACCGGCCCGTCTGCTGCATTGGCCGCGTTGTCGCGTTGCCCCGAGCGCTATTTTCGCCTGACGCCCTACGACCTGGCCGGCTCCCGTGCCCATGCCCGTGAATTGCAGCGCGCCGGTTTGCTGGATGAGTCGGAGACCTTGCGCACCCTCGAGACCCTGGACCGTATCGGTGAGGACTTCGCCGCCGGCCACCTGCATCCAACCCTGGATGACGAGGACGTACACACCTTCATCGAACGCGTATTGACCGAGCGCCTGGGCGCCCTGGGCGGCAAGCTGCGCGCCGGACGTTCGCGTAACGATCAAACCGCCAATGACCTGCGCCTTTTCCTACGTGACCACGCGCGCACCATCACCACTGAGGTGCTGGGTTTGCAGCAAGCGTTGGTGGAGCAGGCCGAGCAGCATGTGGAGAGCATTTGCCCAGGCTTCACGCACTTGCAGCAGGCGCAACCGATTGTGTTTGCCCACCATTTGCTGGCCCACGCGCAGTCGATGCTGCGCGATGTGCAACGCCTGGTGGATTGGGATGCGCGCACAGCGTTGTCGCCGTTGGGCGCAGCCGCCATGGCAGGTTCGGCGATTGCGCGGCAGCCGCAGCATTCGGCCAAGGAAATGGGCTACACCGGGCCGTGCGAAAACTCGATTGACGCTGTCGCCAGCCGTGACCATGTGGCGGAGTTTCTGTTTGTGGCGGGCATGCTCGGGGTGAATATTTCGCGGCTGTCGGAGGAATTTTGCCTGTGGTCGTCGCGCCAGTTTCGCTGGGTGGTGCTGGACGATGCCTACGCGACGGGCAGCTCGATCATGCCGCAGAAAAAGAACCCGGACATTGCCGAACTGGCGCGGGGCAAGGCTGGGCGTTTGATTGGCAACCTGACCGGGTTGATGTCGACGCTCAAGTCGTTGCCGCTGTCGTACAACCGCGATTTGAGTGAAGACAAGCACAGCGTGTTGGACAGCGTGGACACCTTGCTGTTGGTGTTGCCGGCGATGGCCGGGATGGTCGCGACCATGAAGGTGCAGGTGGAAGAGCTGCGCAGGCAAGCGCCGATGGGCTTCACCTTGGCGACTGAGGTGGCGGATTGGCTGGCCACGCGCGGTGTGCCGTTTAAAGAGGCGCATGAGATTACCGGTGCCTTGGTACAAGCCTGTGAGAAGCATGAGATTGAGTTGTGGGAAGCCTCGCCGGCGATGCTGGCCGAGGTGGATGCTCGGTTGTTGCCTGAGGTGCGGGACTGCTTGACCCTGGAGGCGGCGATTGCGGCGCGCAGTGGTTGGGGCGGGACGGCGCCGGAGCGGGTTCGGGAGCAGATTGGGCGGTTGAAGGTGGCGTTGGCTGAGCAGCAGAAGTGGGCTGAAAGCTACACCGGGTTTCGTATCTGA
- a CDS encoding amino acid ABC transporter permease: MNQTPAERLEAERKLSENQFDITQYEHVPRRYYGRMFFATLIVIALAALLRAFANGQIEWSYIGQFLTSEAILWGLVNTIVMSILAMALGVVIGVITAIMRMSANPILRYVAITYTWLFRGTPLILQLLLWFNLALIFPVIAIPGLFSIDTVDLMTPFAAALLGLSINQGAYTAEVVRAGLLSVDTGQYEAAKSIGMPSLQALRRVILPQAMRVIIPPVGNEFISMVKMTSLASVIQYSELLHNAQNIYYANARVMELLIVAGIWYLAVVTVLSFGQSRLERRFARGAGKRS, from the coding sequence ATGAACCAAACCCCGGCGGAGCGCTTGGAAGCTGAGCGCAAGTTGTCCGAGAACCAGTTCGATATCACGCAGTACGAGCACGTGCCGCGTCGTTATTACGGGCGGATGTTTTTTGCCACGTTGATCGTGATCGCATTGGCCGCATTGCTGCGCGCCTTTGCCAATGGCCAGATCGAATGGTCCTACATCGGGCAGTTCCTCACATCTGAGGCCATTTTGTGGGGCCTGGTGAACACCATCGTCATGTCGATTTTGGCGATGGCGTTGGGCGTGGTCATCGGCGTGATCACGGCAATCATGCGCATGTCGGCCAACCCGATCCTGCGCTACGTGGCCATCACCTACACCTGGCTGTTTCGTGGCACGCCGCTGATTCTGCAGCTGTTGCTGTGGTTCAACCTGGCACTGATTTTCCCGGTGATCGCAATTCCGGGCTTGTTCAGCATCGACACCGTCGACTTGATGACGCCGTTCGCGGCCGCCCTGCTCGGTTTGAGCATCAACCAGGGCGCCTACACCGCCGAGGTGGTGCGCGCGGGTTTACTGTCGGTCGACACTGGCCAGTACGAAGCCGCCAAGTCCATCGGCATGCCGAGCCTTCAGGCGTTGCGTAGGGTGATTCTGCCGCAGGCCATGCGAGTGATCATTCCGCCGGTAGGCAACGAGTTCATCAGCATGGTGAAAATGACCAGCCTGGCCAGCGTGATCCAGTACTCGGAGCTGTTGCACAACGCGCAAAACATCTACTACGCCAACGCCCGGGTCATGGAGCTGCTGATTGTGGCCGGCATCTGGTACCTGGCGGTGGTGACTGTTCTTTCATTTGGTCAAAGCCGCCTCGAGCGTCGTTTTGCCCGCGGCGCCGGCAAGCGTTCGTAA
- a CDS encoding amino acid ABC transporter ATP-binding protein — protein MRSIVKAVNLNKYYDQYHALRDINIEVEQGEVMCIIGPSGSGKSTLLRCVNQLEKIDKGGLWVDGELVGYRVVGNKLHEMNESQIARQRLATGMVFQRFNLFPHMTVLQNIIEGPVQVLKRSPKEAIEDALELLARVGLADKRNAYPVELSGGQQQRVAIARALAMRPKLMLFDEPTSALDPELVGEVLSVMRDLATTGMTMIVVTHELGFAREVSNRMVFMDAGQIVEAGSPEEILISPQNPRTQSFISAVRT, from the coding sequence ATGAGAAGCATCGTCAAGGCCGTCAACCTGAACAAGTATTACGACCAGTATCACGCGCTGCGCGACATCAATATCGAGGTCGAGCAAGGCGAAGTGATGTGCATCATCGGCCCGTCCGGCTCGGGTAAAAGCACGTTGCTGCGGTGTGTGAATCAGCTGGAAAAAATCGACAAGGGCGGCCTGTGGGTCGACGGCGAACTGGTGGGTTACCGCGTCGTCGGCAACAAGCTGCATGAAATGAATGAATCGCAGATTGCGCGCCAGCGCCTGGCGACCGGCATGGTGTTTCAGCGCTTCAATTTGTTCCCGCACATGACCGTGTTGCAAAACATCATCGAAGGCCCGGTGCAAGTGCTCAAGCGCTCGCCCAAGGAAGCCATCGAAGACGCGCTGGAGTTGCTGGCCCGTGTCGGCCTGGCAGACAAGCGCAATGCTTACCCGGTGGAGTTGTCTGGCGGGCAGCAGCAGCGTGTGGCGATTGCCCGCGCGCTGGCGATGCGCCCCAAGTTGATGTTGTTTGACGAACCCACGTCAGCCCTCGACCCGGAGCTGGTAGGCGAAGTGCTGTCGGTGATGCGTGATTTGGCCACCACCGGCATGACCATGATCGTGGTCACCCATGAGTTGGGCTTCGCCCGCGAAGTGTCCAACCGCATGGTGTTTATGGATGCCGGCCAGATTGTGGAAGCCGGCAGCCCGGAAGAAATTCTAATAAGCCCACAAAACCCGCGTACCCAAAGCTTTATTTCTGCCGTTCGCACTTAA
- a CDS encoding ABC transporter substrate-binding protein, whose protein sequence is MKKLFIPTLLAGLMASSCVFAALPAAIKDKGEISAAIVPNYPPMDFKDTATNKLTGLDFDLGNALAERLGVKIKWQETGFEQMLSGLTTKRVDIVLSGMSDTAERQKAVTFIDYFTSGPQFYTLAKREDLKELTDLCGKKVGTSRRTTWPSEIAAWSKENCEAAGKPAIVVIGTEGSADARAQLQQNRLDAAMQGSETIPYLMSLDKGKYKPVGLAISKQFTGLGIEKSNTELVTAISEALQGMIDDGTYGKILKKWDLEQGAVEKISINAGQ, encoded by the coding sequence ATGAAAAAATTGTTTATCCCAACGTTGCTCGCAGGCCTGATGGCCTCCTCGTGTGTATTCGCGGCATTGCCGGCGGCAATCAAGGACAAGGGTGAGATCAGCGCGGCCATCGTGCCGAACTACCCGCCGATGGATTTCAAGGACACCGCCACCAACAAACTCACCGGCCTGGACTTCGACCTCGGCAACGCCCTGGCCGAGCGCCTGGGCGTGAAGATCAAGTGGCAGGAAACCGGCTTCGAACAGATGCTCAGCGGCCTGACCACCAAGCGCGTCGACATCGTGTTGTCGGGCATGAGCGACACCGCCGAGCGCCAGAAGGCCGTGACCTTCATCGACTATTTCACCAGCGGCCCGCAGTTTTACACCCTGGCCAAGCGTGAAGACCTCAAGGAATTGACTGACCTGTGCGGTAAAAAAGTCGGCACCAGCCGCCGGACTACCTGGCCGTCGGAAATTGCCGCGTGGAGCAAGGAAAACTGCGAAGCGGCGGGCAAGCCGGCAATCGTGGTGATCGGCACCGAAGGCTCGGCGGATGCGCGCGCGCAGTTGCAGCAGAACCGTCTGGATGCGGCGATGCAGGGCAGCGAGACGATTCCTTATTTGATGTCGTTGGATAAGGGCAAGTACAAGCCGGTGGGCCTGGCGATTTCCAAGCAGTTCACCGGGCTGGGGATTGAGAAGAGCAACACCGAATTGGTCACGGCGATCAGTGAAGCGCTGCAGGGCATGATTGACGATGGGACGTACGGCAAGATCCTGAAGAAGTGGGATCTGGAGCAAGGTGCGGTGGAAAAGATCAGCATCAACGCCGGCCAATAA
- a CDS encoding MFS transporter: MATYSLVIRRLMICSVTIVVSRAMTSPLLALLLSTRLGLNQQDIGLLMGIAVFIATLLGLYGGYIIDRLEKRKLLILAMLSSSIGFLLLTFASNLYLTTLTLVITEAASALFLIGSKAIISENLPVGDRAKVFSLRYTLTNVGYATGPMVGVVIAGHMQLAPFLIASAIAFGSLFLMIGIPPTQRDESNKPLSFLSTLRTLRSDRTLILFTSGSLLSTIVHGRYTLYLSQFLLVAYKPAEALKILSAVLACNAITVILMQYQIGRFLKREQLRYWIVLGTLLFMAGLIGFSLAHSLITWCLAMFVFTLGEMIIYPSEFLFIDTIAPDALRGSYYGAQNLAAFGGAMSPVICGYLLINAAPVSMFYALGALTAVGGTLCFLSGRRVNSTPHI; encoded by the coding sequence GTGGCCACCTACTCCCTGGTAATCCGCCGTCTGATGATCTGCTCGGTGACCATCGTGGTCAGCCGTGCCATGACCAGCCCCCTGCTCGCCTTGCTCTTGAGTACCCGCCTGGGCCTCAATCAACAAGACATCGGCCTGCTGATGGGCATTGCCGTCTTTATCGCCACACTGCTCGGCCTTTATGGCGGCTACATCATCGACCGCCTGGAAAAGCGCAAGCTGCTGATCCTGGCCATGCTGTCCAGCTCCATCGGTTTTTTGTTGCTGACTTTTGCCAGCAATCTCTACCTCACCACCCTGACGCTGGTGATCACGGAAGCCGCCTCGGCACTGTTCCTGATCGGTTCCAAGGCCATCATCAGCGAAAACCTGCCGGTGGGTGATCGCGCCAAGGTGTTTTCCCTGCGCTACACCCTGACCAACGTCGGCTACGCCACCGGCCCGATGGTCGGCGTGGTGATCGCCGGCCACATGCAACTGGCGCCGTTCCTGATCGCCAGCGCCATTGCGTTTGGCAGCCTGTTCCTGATGATCGGCATCCCGCCGACGCAACGCGATGAGAGCAATAAACCCCTGAGCTTCCTCAGTACCCTGCGCACGTTGCGCAGCGACCGCACACTGATTCTGTTCACCAGTGGCAGCCTGTTGAGCACCATTGTCCACGGGCGCTACACCCTTTATCTGTCGCAGTTTTTGCTGGTGGCCTACAAACCCGCCGAGGCGCTGAAGATTCTGTCGGCGGTGCTGGCCTGCAATGCCATAACCGTGATTTTGATGCAGTACCAGATCGGTCGGTTTCTGAAGCGCGAACAGCTGCGCTACTGGATCGTGCTGGGCACCTTACTGTTTATGGCCGGGCTGATCGGTTTCAGCCTGGCGCACAGCCTGATCACCTGGTGCCTGGCGATGTTCGTCTTCACCTTGGGCGAGATGATTATCTACCCGTCGGAGTTCCTGTTTATCGACACCATCGCCCCCGACGCGCTGCGCGGCAGTTACTACGGCGCGCAAAACCTGGCGGCATTTGGCGGGGCGATGAGCCCGGTGATTTGCGGGTACTTGTTGATCAATGCGGCGCCGGTCAGCATGTTCTATGCCCTCGGCGCCTTGACCGCGGTAGGCGGCACCTTGTGTTTCCTAAGCGGACGGCGTGTGAACAGCACTCCTCACATCTAA